A window of the Blastocatellia bacterium genome harbors these coding sequences:
- a CDS encoding M3 family metallopeptidase: MADHINHVTPAGMPFWGDRPDAAQVAALMDAHLVAAQQALARLLEVTGPRTIANTLRVYDDILLHLDSALYQTDLVQNVHPDEAFRAVAEEGNQKAAAFANALSLNHEVYVALARLEMADADQETRYYVEKTLRDFRLAGVDKDEATRQKITALRDQLVKIGQDFSRNIRRDLRTVTVNDPSELDGLPADFIARHKPDDAGRISLTIDYPDALPIFSYARSEALRLAMHLEYHNRAYPQNIEVLNRMLHCRHDLATLLGFASWADYITADKMAGSARAASDFIDRIIEASRARAEGDYQQLLKRKRQDDPGAEIINAWETSYYAEQVRQTAFDFDSQSVRPYFAYERVKQGVLDVTATLFGVRFARLPGAPVWHESVECWQMYDGDNLVGRFFLDMHPRPNKYNHAAHFGIRTGVANRQIPEAALVCNFPGGIPDDPGLMTHDDVVTFFHEFGHLIHSLLAGRHQWIGIGGISLEQDFIEAPSQMLEEWAWDTTTLQTFARHYQTDEPIPAALVRQMKRAKEFGKGLHVRRQMLYAKLSLAVHERDPQQVDTDVMVRNLTEQYMPFPFVEGTHFQTAFGHLDGYSAMYYTYMWSLVIAKDLFSKFDRQAMLVPGVARQYGETILAPGGSRPAAEIVKDFLGRPFNFAAYQAWLDEGTE, encoded by the coding sequence TTGGCTGATCATATAAACCATGTAACGCCCGCCGGCATGCCCTTCTGGGGCGACCGGCCCGACGCCGCGCAGGTTGCCGCGCTCATGGATGCGCACCTCGTGGCCGCGCAACAGGCGCTCGCGCGTCTGCTCGAAGTCACCGGCCCGCGGACGATTGCCAACACCTTGCGCGTTTATGACGACATCCTGCTGCACCTCGACAGCGCGCTTTATCAAACCGACCTGGTGCAGAACGTCCACCCGGACGAAGCCTTTCGCGCCGTCGCCGAAGAAGGCAATCAAAAAGCCGCGGCCTTCGCCAACGCCCTGTCGCTCAACCATGAAGTGTACGTCGCGCTCGCTCGGCTGGAGATGGCGGATGCCGACCAGGAGACGCGCTATTACGTCGAGAAAACGCTGCGCGATTTCCGCCTGGCGGGCGTCGACAAAGACGAGGCGACGCGCCAAAAGATCACCGCGCTGCGCGACCAGCTGGTAAAGATCGGCCAGGATTTTTCGCGCAACATCCGCCGCGACTTGCGCACCGTGACGGTCAACGATCCCTCGGAGCTTGACGGCCTGCCCGCCGATTTCATCGCCCGCCACAAGCCCGATGACGCGGGGCGCATCAGCTTGACGATTGATTACCCGGACGCGCTGCCGATCTTCTCTTACGCCAGAAGCGAAGCCCTGCGACTGGCGATGCACCTCGAATATCACAACCGCGCCTACCCGCAGAACATCGAAGTGCTAAACCGCATGCTGCATTGCCGGCACGATCTGGCGACGCTGCTCGGCTTCGCGTCGTGGGCCGATTACATCACCGCCGATAAGATGGCCGGCAGCGCCCGTGCCGCCAGCGACTTCATTGACCGCATCATTGAAGCGTCGCGGGCGCGCGCCGAAGGCGATTACCAGCAACTGCTCAAGCGCAAGCGGCAGGACGACCCCGGCGCTGAAATCATCAACGCCTGGGAGACCAGTTATTATGCCGAGCAGGTGCGCCAGACCGCCTTCGATTTCGACTCGCAATCGGTGCGTCCCTACTTCGCCTACGAGCGAGTCAAGCAGGGCGTGCTCGATGTGACGGCGACGCTGTTCGGCGTTCGCTTTGCGCGCCTCCCTGGCGCGCCCGTCTGGCACGAGTCGGTCGAATGCTGGCAGATGTACGATGGCGACAACCTGGTCGGGCGCTTCTTTTTAGACATGCACCCGCGCCCGAACAAGTACAACCACGCGGCGCATTTTGGCATTCGCACAGGCGTCGCCAACCGGCAGATTCCCGAAGCCGCGCTGGTCTGCAACTTTCCCGGCGGCATCCCGGACGATCCGGGCCTGATGACGCACGACGATGTCGTGACCTTTTTCCACGAGTTCGGCCACTTGATTCATTCGCTGCTGGCGGGCCGGCATCAATGGATCGGCATCGGCGGCATCAGTCTGGAACAGGACTTCATCGAAGCGCCGTCGCAGATGCTCGAAGAGTGGGCCTGGGACACGACCACCTTGCAGACGTTCGCTCGGCATTATCAAACCGACGAGCCGATCCCTGCCGCCCTCGTGCGCCAGATGAAGCGCGCCAAAGAATTCGGCAAAGGGCTGCACGTTCGCCGGCAGATGCTTTACGCCAAGCTGTCGCTAGCCGTCCATGAGCGCGACCCACAGCAAGTAGACACCGATGTGATGGTGCGGAACCTGACCGAGCAGTACATGCCGTTCCCGTTCGTTGAGGGCACGCATTTCCAGACCGCCTTCGGCCACCTCGATGGCTACTCGGCGATGTACTACACCTATATGTGGTCGCTGGTGATTGCCAAAGATTTGTTCAGCAAATTCGACCGCCAGGCGATGCTGGTGCCGGGCGTCGCCCGCCAGTATGGCGAAACCATCCTCGCGCCCGGCGGCTCGCGCCCGGCGGCAGAGATTGTGAAAGATTTTCTGGGGCGTCCGTTCAACTTTGCCGCCTATCAAGCCTGGCTCGACGAAGGCACCGAATGA
- the purF gene encoding amidophosphoribosyltransferase gives MMDKFKDECGVFGIFNHDEASRMAYLGLYALQHRGQESAGIVSSDGERLHQTRGMGYVSEIFTQDQLSRLPGPSAIGHVRYSTAGSVSIREAQPFLVDGYRGQIALCHNGNLPYAPQVRAELELDGAIFSSTSDTEVVLHKIARSRAQELVGAIVETFIEIEGAYSMLFLTKDALIAVRDPRGFRPLCLGQLGDSYVVASETCAFDLIDAVYLRDVQPGEILVIDREGLHSSFPLPKAKPTHCIFEHVYFSRPDSIVFGTSVNKSRHKMGRELAREHPANADIVVPVPDSGVAAAIGYASESGLKFRFGLMRNHYVGRTFIEPKQSIRHFGVKVKLNPVRDLIEGQKVVLIDDSIVRGTTSKKIVQMVRQAGAREVHVRISCPPTIAPCFFGVDTPTREELIGANLSVEEIAEFIGADTLGYLSLEGLLRAAGDPFGNRHCVACYTNRYPIPVTPAARTKTEREEGALLQDAFWPRS, from the coding sequence ATGATGGATAAATTCAAGGACGAGTGCGGCGTATTTGGTATCTTCAACCATGACGAAGCGTCGCGCATGGCTTACCTGGGATTGTACGCCTTGCAGCATCGCGGCCAGGAATCCGCCGGCATCGTGTCGTCGGATGGCGAACGTTTGCACCAGACGCGCGGCATGGGTTATGTCAGCGAAATATTCACTCAGGACCAACTGTCGCGTCTGCCGGGGCCATCGGCCATCGGCCACGTGCGCTACTCGACCGCCGGCAGCGTCAGCATACGCGAGGCGCAGCCTTTCCTGGTTGACGGCTACCGCGGCCAGATCGCCCTCTGTCATAACGGCAACTTGCCCTACGCGCCGCAAGTGCGCGCCGAGCTTGAGCTTGACGGCGCCATCTTCTCTTCGACCTCGGATACCGAAGTCGTCCTGCACAAGATCGCCCGCTCGCGCGCCCAAGAACTGGTCGGCGCCATCGTCGAAACCTTCATCGAGATCGAAGGCGCTTACTCGATGCTCTTCCTGACCAAAGACGCGCTGATTGCCGTGCGCGACCCGCGCGGCTTTCGCCCGCTCTGCCTGGGCCAGCTCGGTGATTCCTACGTCGTCGCTTCCGAAACTTGTGCCTTCGATTTGATCGATGCCGTCTATCTGCGCGATGTGCAGCCGGGCGAGATTCTGGTGATTGACCGCGAGGGCTTGCATTCGTCGTTTCCGCTGCCGAAGGCGAAGCCGACGCATTGCATCTTTGAGCACGTCTATTTTTCGCGGCCCGATTCAATCGTCTTCGGCACCTCGGTCAACAAGAGCCGCCACAAGATGGGCCGCGAGCTGGCGCGCGAGCATCCGGCGAACGCCGACATCGTCGTCCCGGTGCCCGATTCGGGCGTCGCGGCGGCCATCGGCTATGCGTCGGAGTCGGGACTGAAATTCCGCTTCGGGCTGATGCGCAACCATTACGTCGGGCGCACCTTCATCGAGCCGAAACAATCGATCCGCCACTTCGGCGTCAAGGTGAAGCTCAACCCTGTGCGCGACCTGATCGAAGGGCAGAAGGTCGTGCTGATCGATGATTCGATTGTCCGCGGCACGACTTCGAAGAAGATCGTGCAGATGGTTCGGCAAGCCGGAGCGCGCGAAGTTCATGTCCGTATCAGTTGCCCGCCGACCATCGCGCCATGTTTCTTCGGCGTTGACACGCCGACGCGCGAAGAGCTGATCGGCGCCAACCTCAGCGTCGAGGAGATCGCTGAATTCATCGGCGCCGACACGCTCGGCTATCTCAGCCTCGAAGGGTTGCTGCGCGCCGCCGGCGATCCCTTTGGCAATCGTCATTGTGTGGCGTGCTATACCAACCGTTACCCGATTCCGGTCACTCCGGCGGCGCGCACCAAGACCGAGCGCGAAGAGGGCGCGTTGCTGCAAGACGCCTTCTGGCCCCGCTCCTGA
- the purM gene encoding phosphoribosylformylglycinamidine cyclo-ligase, with product MGDSISYRDAGVNIDAANEAVDRIKRLAASTFTPQVLTEIGSFGGMFRAGFGGMAEPVLVASADGVGTKLRVAFMTGTHNTVGYDLVCHCVNDILVQGARPLFFLDYVAAGKLVPDVIAAVIEGLARGCREAGCALLGGETAEMPGFYADGEYDIAGFIVGVVDRPHIIDGKRIQPGDVLLGLPSVGLHTNGYSLARKLMFEVAGYQPDALIEELGTTAAEELLKPHRSYLGALDGLLGQQIIKGLAHITGGGLLENIPRILPAGTAVEIQAGSWPVLPVYRLLERLGNVPEREMYRTFNMGVGMVIVVAEADAARVGAHFATLGEAHYQIGRVVAGDRTVTIAPPVNG from the coding sequence ATGGGCGACAGCATCAGTTATCGCGACGCCGGCGTCAATATTGACGCGGCCAACGAGGCCGTAGACCGCATCAAGCGGCTGGCCGCTTCCACCTTCACGCCGCAGGTGCTGACCGAGATCGGCTCGTTCGGCGGCATGTTCCGCGCCGGCTTCGGCGGCATGGCCGAGCCTGTGCTGGTGGCTTCAGCCGATGGCGTCGGCACCAAGCTGCGCGTTGCCTTTATGACCGGCACGCACAATACGGTCGGCTACGATCTGGTCTGCCACTGCGTCAACGACATTCTGGTGCAGGGCGCGCGGCCGCTCTTCTTCTTGGACTATGTCGCGGCGGGCAAGCTCGTCCCCGATGTGATCGCCGCGGTCATCGAAGGGCTGGCGCGCGGTTGCCGTGAAGCCGGCTGCGCTTTGCTCGGCGGCGAGACCGCCGAGATGCCGGGCTTTTACGCCGACGGCGAATACGACATCGCCGGCTTCATCGTCGGCGTCGTTGACCGACCGCACATCATTGACGGCAAACGCATCCAGCCGGGCGATGTGCTGCTGGGGCTGCCTTCGGTCGGCTTGCACACGAACGGCTACAGCCTGGCGCGCAAGCTGATGTTTGAAGTCGCCGGCTACCAACCCGATGCCTTGATTGAAGAGTTGGGGACGACGGCGGCTGAAGAGTTGTTGAAGCCGCATCGCAGTTATCTTGGCGCGCTCGACGGCCTGCTCGGCCAGCAAATCATCAAGGGGCTGGCGCACATCACCGGCGGCGGCTTGCTCGAAAACATCCCGCGCATTCTGCCTGCCGGCACAGCGGTCGAGATTCAGGCGGGAAGCTGGCCCGTGCTGCCCGTCTACAGGCTGCTCGAACGGTTGGGCAACGTGCCGGAGCGCGAGATGTACCGCACGTTCAATATGGGAGTCGGCATGGTCATCGTCGTTGCCGAAGCCGACGCCGCGCGCGTCGGCGCGCATTTCGCCACGCTTGGCGAAGCGCACTATCAGATCGGACGCGTCGTCGCCGGTGACCGCACTGTAACGATTGCCCCGCCCGTCAACGGTTGA
- a CDS encoding Gfo/Idh/MocA family oxidoreductase has protein sequence MNPSTPRRVAVVGAGYWGINHVRNFYEMGALGLVCDTYAPSLARIREKFPEARIEPDLNAALEDPNIRGVVIATPAETHYRLARRAIEAGKDVLVEKPLTLDVAEGEALVELANARGAILMVGHLLEYHTAVLRLRQLIASGELGELRYIYSNRLNLGKVRREENILWSFAPHDIAIILRLVGAWPTRVAATGGAYLQPKIADVTVTNMEFASGVRAHIFVSWLHPHKEQRLVVIGSKKMAVFDDVRQTDKLVIYDQGVEIVNGEPVMRNHGGTAVQLEAGEPLRRQCEQFLRSIETRERAITDGESGLRVLRVLDAAERSLATGGQPVDVMARKEMRG, from the coding sequence ATGAATCCATCAACGCCCCGGCGCGTCGCGGTTGTCGGCGCGGGCTACTGGGGCATCAATCACGTTCGCAATTTTTATGAGATGGGGGCGCTCGGCCTGGTCTGCGACACCTACGCGCCGTCGCTGGCGCGCATCCGCGAGAAATTTCCTGAAGCGCGTATCGAGCCGGATTTGAACGCCGCGCTCGAAGACCCGAACATTCGCGGCGTCGTCATTGCGACGCCCGCCGAGACGCATTACCGACTGGCGCGGCGGGCTATCGAAGCCGGCAAAGATGTGCTGGTCGAAAAGCCGCTGACCCTCGACGTCGCAGAGGGCGAAGCGCTGGTCGAGCTGGCCAACGCGCGCGGCGCCATTCTGATGGTTGGTCACCTGCTGGAATACCACACCGCGGTGCTGCGGTTGCGCCAGTTGATCGCTTCGGGCGAGCTCGGCGAGCTGCGCTACATCTATTCGAACCGCTTGAACCTCGGCAAGGTGCGCCGCGAAGAGAACATTCTCTGGAGCTTCGCGCCGCACGACATCGCGATCATTCTGCGCCTGGTCGGCGCGTGGCCGACGCGTGTGGCGGCCACCGGCGGCGCTTACCTGCAACCGAAGATTGCCGACGTCACGGTCACCAATATGGAGTTCGCTTCCGGGGTGCGCGCGCACATCTTCGTTAGTTGGCTGCACCCGCACAAAGAGCAGCGGCTGGTGGTCATCGGCTCGAAGAAGATGGCGGTCTTTGATGACGTGCGCCAGACGGACAAGCTGGTGATCTATGACCAAGGCGTCGAGATCGTTAACGGCGAGCCGGTGATGCGCAATCATGGCGGCACAGCCGTTCAGCTCGAAGCCGGCGAGCCGCTGCGCCGCCAGTGCGAGCAGTTTCTCAGATCAATCGAAACCCGCGAGCGCGCCATCACCGACGGCGAAAGCGGCCTGCGCGTCCTGCGTGTGCTAGACGCCGCCGAACGCTCGCTCGCCACAGGCGGACAGCCGGTCGACGTGATGGCGAGAAAAGAGATGCGAGGCTGA
- a CDS encoding acyltransferase, which yields MAKDYFVHESSYVDEPCEIGEGTKIWHFSHVMSNSRIGRRCNIGQNVVISPQVTIGDNVKIQNNVSVYTGVILEDDVFCGPSMVFTNVVNPRSHVSRKDEYRTTLVKRGASIGANATVVCGHTVGRFAFIGAGAVVTRDVPDFALIVGNPGRLAGWMCQCGIKLPLTRDAQKDEAATCAACGAAYAKRAGMVSEASGA from the coding sequence ATGGCAAAAGATTATTTCGTTCACGAATCGAGTTATGTTGACGAGCCGTGCGAGATCGGCGAAGGCACGAAAATCTGGCACTTCTCGCACGTCATGAGCAATTCGCGCATTGGCCGTCGCTGCAACATCGGCCAGAATGTCGTCATCTCGCCGCAGGTGACGATTGGCGACAACGTCAAGATTCAAAACAACGTCTCGGTCTACACCGGCGTCATTCTGGAAGACGATGTCTTCTGCGGGCCTTCGATGGTTTTTACCAACGTCGTCAACCCGCGCAGCCACGTGTCGCGCAAAGACGAGTACCGCACGACGCTGGTCAAGCGCGGTGCTTCGATAGGCGCGAACGCGACGGTGGTTTGCGGCCACACCGTCGGGCGCTTTGCGTTCATCGGCGCGGGCGCGGTCGTCACCCGCGACGTGCCGGACTTTGCGTTGATCGTCGGCAACCCCGGACGCCTTGCCGGTTGGATGTGCCAGTGTGGCATCAAGCTGCCGCTCACGCGCGACGCACAAAAAGACGAAGCCGCAACCTGCGCGGCTTGCGGCGCAGCTTATGCGAAGCGCGCCGGCATGGTCTCCGAAGCGTCAGGCGCGTAG
- the arsC gene encoding arsenate reductase (glutaredoxin) (This arsenate reductase requires both glutathione and glutaredoxin to convert arsenate to arsenite, after which the efflux transporter formed by ArsA and ArsB can extrude the arsenite from the cell, providing resistance.) — translation MSDKIKVYQKPTCTTCRKTLGRLKECGVEFEAVNYYETPLAEPELRALIDKLGIPPRELLRKGETIYRELELGKRDVSDDELIRLMVAHPDLMQRPIVVRGDKAVLARPVENLDTLL, via the coding sequence ATGAGCGATAAGATCAAGGTCTATCAAAAGCCGACCTGCACGACTTGCCGGAAGACGCTGGGCCGCCTGAAAGAATGCGGCGTCGAGTTCGAGGCGGTCAATTATTACGAGACGCCGCTTGCGGAGCCGGAACTGCGCGCGCTGATTGATAAGCTCGGCATCCCGCCGCGCGAGCTGCTGCGCAAGGGCGAAACGATTTATCGCGAGCTTGAGCTAGGCAAGCGCGACGTGTCAGATGACGAGTTGATCCGCCTGATGGTCGCGCACCCCGACCTGATGCAGCGCCCCATCGTCGTGCGCGGCGACAAAGCGGTGCTGGCGCGCCCGGTTGAGAATCTCGACACCCTGCTTTGA
- a CDS encoding MBL fold metallo-hydrolase, whose translation MKVVYDRGIYLPEIDLWMDARRRCQLSVISHGHADHIQHHQSIIATPATARIFEHRIKRTDALLLDFYETRDFGNFKLTFYPAGHVLGSAQTLIEYDGERIVYTGDFKLRTGLSCEAPEIVPCDTLITECTFGQPHFVFPDDAHVHRLLCEHVDEAFKAGLQPVVFGYSLGKSQEALKILLRSGYSVAVHHSIMAIVDIYREMGIEFEGDYRPLDCSDTDGLVVLAPPGARNGRAMQLIERPYTIYLSGWGLDARARYRYQTDVVLPLSDHAGFDDLEHYAIASGAKKVYTLYGDHTFAAHLRQQGIDAEHLHPLPVMQAAPPRKPSSSRRRVKDEATMSLFEWIESATS comes from the coding sequence TTGAAAGTCGTATACGATAGGGGAATTTATCTGCCTGAGATTGACCTGTGGATGGACGCGCGGCGGCGCTGCCAGTTATCGGTCATCTCGCACGGGCACGCCGATCACATTCAGCATCACCAGAGCATCATCGCCACGCCGGCGACGGCGCGCATCTTCGAGCACCGCATCAAGCGCACGGACGCCCTGCTGCTCGACTTTTATGAAACGCGCGACTTCGGCAACTTCAAGCTGACCTTTTACCCGGCGGGCCATGTTCTCGGCTCGGCGCAAACCTTGATCGAATACGATGGCGAGCGCATCGTCTACACCGGCGACTTCAAGCTGCGCACAGGGCTATCGTGCGAAGCGCCTGAGATCGTGCCGTGCGACACGCTGATCACCGAATGCACCTTCGGCCAACCGCACTTCGTCTTCCCAGACGACGCGCACGTCCACCGCTTGCTCTGCGAGCACGTAGACGAAGCCTTCAAAGCTGGCTTGCAGCCGGTGGTCTTCGGCTATTCGCTGGGCAAGAGCCAGGAGGCGCTGAAGATTCTGCTGCGCAGCGGCTATTCGGTCGCCGTGCATCATTCGATCATGGCCATCGTTGATATTTACCGCGAGATGGGAATTGAATTTGAAGGCGATTATCGCCCGCTCGATTGCAGCGACACGGACGGCCTGGTGGTGCTGGCGCCGCCGGGGGCGCGCAATGGCAGGGCGATGCAGTTGATCGAAAGGCCATACACCATCTACTTGAGCGGCTGGGGACTGGACGCGCGGGCGCGCTACCGTTATCAAACCGACGTGGTGCTGCCGCTGTCGGATCACGCGGGCTTTGACGACCTGGAACACTACGCCATTGCGTCGGGCGCAAAGAAAGTGTATACGCTTTACGGCGACCACACATTTGCGGCGCACCTGCGGCAGCAAGGTATTGACGCAGAGCATCTGCATCCGCTCCCGGTCATGCAGGCCGCGCCGCCGCGTAAGCCGTCAAGCAGCCGACGGCGCGTCAAAGACGAAGCGACAATGAGCCTGTTTGAGTGGATCGAAAGCGCCACGAGTTAA
- the ligA gene encoding NAD-dependent DNA ligase LigA: MASKRASAQEEIRRLREQLRYHDERYYVHSDPEISDYEYDQLLKRLGELEAAHAELVTPDSPTQRVAGRPVESFAEIRHRVPMRSLDNTYSVEELKEWGARARRGAGRDEIEYVAELKIDGISMSLLYEQGALTRGVTRGDGVVGDDVTQNVRTIRSLPLRLRPEAFAPLEPDEPTASQKRKGAARAADQASLFDFGASPGEPLAAGVMPQEIIVRGEVFLPNDAFRKLNDEQAEKGLPLFANPRNATSGTMKSLDARVAAERRLDIFCYDLLFDGRKPFATHWQALGWLARAGFKVNPLRRLCPSIEAVIAEIEKWGEQRDALGYEIDGVVIKVNRVDLQEELGSTAKAPRWAVAYKYPPRQATTRLNDITVQVGRVGTLTPVAELEPVLLAGTTVSRASLHNEDNIKRLGVMIGDYVLIEKSGEIIPQVIKVIESKRQGRNRELREFRMPATCPVCNEPVVRSEGEAAWRCVNAACPARLKAGLKQFASRRAMRIEGLGEALIDQLISEGTKKDKKGETLFNEQGEPEKRPPLVRDFADLYHLEKNRDDLIALERFGEKSADNLLRQISESRNNDLARLIYGLGIRHVGERTAQILANEFASLDEVMNASQERLASIFEIGPVVAAAIAEWFAEPRNRELIARLKAAGVKPARQQQDAPTNRQLEGKQFVLTGRLTRFTRDEAKQMIEQRGGRVTGSVTKKTDYVVAGEDPGSKLDRAGELGIKVLDEQALVELLGG; encoded by the coding sequence ATGGCGAGCAAGAGAGCGAGCGCACAAGAAGAGATTAGGCGGTTGCGCGAACAGTTGCGCTATCACGACGAGCGCTACTACGTTCACAGCGACCCGGAGATCAGCGATTACGAATACGACCAGTTGCTAAAGCGGCTCGGCGAGCTTGAGGCCGCGCACGCGGAACTGGTCACGCCCGATTCACCAACCCAACGCGTCGCGGGTCGTCCCGTCGAGAGCTTCGCGGAAATCCGCCACCGCGTGCCGATGCGCTCGCTCGACAACACCTATTCGGTCGAAGAGCTTAAAGAATGGGGCGCGCGGGCGCGGCGCGGCGCGGGGCGCGACGAGATCGAATACGTCGCCGAGCTGAAGATTGACGGCATCAGCATGTCTTTGCTCTACGAGCAGGGCGCACTGACGCGCGGGGTGACACGCGGCGATGGCGTCGTCGGCGATGACGTGACGCAGAACGTCCGCACCATCCGCTCGCTGCCGCTGCGACTGCGCCCCGAGGCTTTCGCGCCGCTTGAGCCGGACGAGCCAACGGCATCGCAAAAGCGCAAAGGCGCGGCGAGAGCTGCCGACCAGGCATCGCTGTTCGACTTTGGCGCGAGCCCCGGCGAGCCGCTTGCGGCGGGCGTGATGCCACAAGAGATCATCGTGCGCGGCGAAGTCTTTCTACCCAACGACGCCTTTCGCAAGCTCAACGACGAGCAGGCCGAGAAGGGCTTGCCGCTGTTCGCGAACCCGCGCAACGCGACGAGCGGCACGATGAAATCGCTCGACGCGCGCGTCGCCGCCGAACGCCGCCTCGACATCTTTTGCTATGACCTGTTGTTTGATGGCCGCAAGCCGTTCGCGACCCACTGGCAGGCGCTCGGTTGGTTGGCGCGCGCCGGCTTTAAGGTCAACCCGCTGCGTCGCCTCTGCCCATCCATCGAGGCGGTGATCGCCGAGATTGAAAAGTGGGGCGAGCAGCGTGACGCGCTCGGCTACGAGATTGACGGCGTCGTCATCAAGGTCAACCGCGTAGACTTGCAGGAAGAGCTTGGCTCGACGGCGAAAGCGCCGCGCTGGGCCGTCGCCTACAAGTACCCGCCGCGCCAGGCGACGACCCGGCTCAATGACATTACGGTGCAGGTCGGGCGCGTCGGCACGCTGACGCCCGTGGCCGAGCTCGAACCGGTGCTGCTCGCCGGCACCACTGTATCTCGTGCTTCGCTGCACAACGAAGACAACATCAAGCGGCTCGGCGTGATGATCGGCGATTATGTCTTGATCGAAAAGAGCGGCGAGATCATTCCGCAGGTCATCAAGGTCATCGAATCAAAACGCCAGGGCCGCAATCGTGAGCTGCGCGAATTCCGCATGCCGGCCACCTGCCCGGTTTGCAACGAGCCGGTGGTGCGCAGCGAAGGCGAAGCCGCGTGGCGCTGCGTCAACGCCGCTTGCCCCGCGCGGCTCAAGGCCGGATTGAAGCAGTTCGCTTCGCGCCGCGCCATGCGCATCGAAGGCTTGGGCGAAGCCTTGATCGATCAGCTCATCTCCGAAGGCACGAAGAAAGACAAGAAGGGCGAGACACTGTTCAACGAACAGGGCGAGCCTGAGAAGCGACCGCCGCTGGTGCGCGACTTCGCCGACCTATATCACCTTGAGAAGAACCGTGATGATTTGATCGCGCTCGAACGCTTCGGCGAAAAATCTGCCGACAATCTGCTGCGACAGATCAGCGAGAGCCGCAACAACGATCTGGCGCGCTTGATCTACGGCCTGGGCATTCGCCACGTCGGCGAGCGCACGGCGCAGATTCTTGCCAACGAGTTTGCCTCGCTCGATGAAGTGATGAACGCCAGCCAGGAACGCCTGGCGAGCATCTTTGAGATCGGCCCGGTCGTCGCGGCGGCGATTGCCGAATGGTTCGCCGAGCCGCGCAACCGCGAATTGATCGCGCGCTTGAAAGCCGCCGGCGTCAAGCCCGCGCGCCAGCAACAAGACGCGCCGACGAATCGCCAGCTCGAAGGCAAACAGTTTGTGCTGACCGGCAGGCTGACGCGCTTCACACGCGACGAGGCAAAGCAGATGATCGAGCAGCGCGGCGGGCGCGTCACCGGCTCTGTAACTAAGAAGACAGATTATGTGGTCGCCGGCGAAGACCCCGGCTCGAAGCTCGACCGCGCGGGTGAGCTTGGCATCAAGGTGCTGGACGAGCAAGCGCTGGTTGAACTGCTCGGCGGATAG